A single region of the Aeromicrobium chenweiae genome encodes:
- a CDS encoding RluA family pseudouridine synthase, whose product MSTEGAELQHKVIQVPEGLAGERVDSALARLLGLSRTRASELVAEGHVTLDGAAPAKSDRVVPGSILEASIPAPRTATVVATEVEGMKIVFQDDDIVVVDKPVGVAAHPSVGWYGPTVLDHLAGVGIRISTSGAPERRGIVHRLDVGTSGLMAVAKSEHAYTVLKQAFRDRTVEKTYHALVQGHPDPHTGTIDAPIARHPKHDFKFTVKDGGRDSITHYDTLEAHRFASLLTIRLETGRTHQIRVHMSAIHHPCVGDLMYGADPTLAKRVDLDRQWLHAKGLAFTHPRTGEWVEFSSEYPADLVHALEVVRTIDDNPLPR is encoded by the coding sequence ATGAGCACCGAAGGTGCCGAGCTGCAGCACAAGGTCATCCAGGTCCCCGAGGGGCTCGCAGGCGAGCGCGTGGACAGCGCGCTGGCTCGTCTCCTCGGCCTGTCCCGCACCCGGGCCAGCGAGCTCGTCGCCGAGGGCCACGTGACCCTCGACGGCGCCGCCCCGGCCAAGTCCGACCGCGTGGTGCCGGGCTCGATCCTCGAGGCGTCGATCCCGGCGCCCCGCACCGCGACGGTCGTGGCGACCGAGGTCGAGGGGATGAAGATCGTCTTCCAGGACGACGACATCGTGGTGGTCGACAAGCCCGTCGGCGTCGCGGCCCACCCGAGCGTCGGCTGGTACGGCCCCACGGTCCTGGACCACCTGGCCGGCGTCGGCATCCGCATCTCGACCTCGGGTGCGCCCGAGCGTCGGGGCATCGTGCACCGCCTGGACGTCGGCACCAGCGGGCTCATGGCGGTCGCCAAGTCCGAGCATGCGTACACGGTCCTCAAGCAGGCGTTCCGCGACCGGACGGTCGAGAAGACCTACCACGCGCTGGTGCAGGGCCACCCCGACCCGCACACCGGGACGATCGACGCGCCGATCGCGCGTCACCCCAAGCACGACTTCAAGTTCACGGTCAAGGACGGCGGCCGCGACAGCATCACGCACTACGACACGCTCGAGGCGCACCGGTTCGCGAGCCTGCTGACCATCCGGCTCGAGACCGGTCGCACGCACCAGATCCGCGTCCACATGAGCGCGATCCACCACCCGTGCGTCGGCGACCTGATGTACGGCGCCGACCCGACGCTCGCCAAGCGCGTCGACCTCGACCGGCAGTGGCTGCACGCCAAGGGCCTGGCGTTCACCCACCCGCGCACGGGGGAGTGGGTCGAGTTCAGCTCGGAGTACCCCGCCGACCTGGTCCACGCGCTCGAGGTCGTCCGCACGATCGACGACAACCCCCTGCCGCGCTAG
- a CDS encoding pyridoxal phosphate-dependent aminotransferase, translating into MPSVVRQSEKLRDVLYDIRGPVSARAAALEAEGHRILKLNIGNPQPFGFDAPAEILQDVIAALPGSAGYSDSRGIQSARRAVVHNYQLQEGFPTIDVDDVWIGNGVSELIQIALQALLDNGDEVLIPVPDYPLWTAVTNLAGGVPVHYRCDEDNEWNPDLADLESKITDRTKVIVVINPNNPTGAVYSRETLAGIADLARKHDLVLMADEIYDKILYEDAVHIPMASVAPDVLTLTFNGLSKAYRVCGYRAGWVVATGPLGRARDYLEGITLLCSMRLCPNVPAQNAIQVALGGYQSIKELILPGGRLLEQRDTAVAELRKIPGVSVVTPKGALYAFPRLDPEVYPVKDDQQLVLDLLLQEKILLTQGTGFNWPDPDHLRIVTLPWARDLADAIQRLGNFLSSYRQV; encoded by the coding sequence ATGCCATCTGTCGTGCGCCAGTCCGAGAAGCTGAGGGATGTCCTGTACGACATCCGTGGACCCGTCAGCGCGCGTGCCGCGGCCCTCGAGGCCGAGGGCCACCGCATCCTCAAGCTGAACATCGGCAACCCCCAGCCGTTCGGCTTCGACGCCCCGGCCGAGATCCTGCAGGACGTCATCGCCGCGCTCCCGGGATCGGCCGGCTACTCGGACTCGCGCGGCATCCAGTCCGCCCGCCGCGCGGTGGTGCACAACTACCAGCTGCAGGAGGGCTTCCCGACGATCGACGTCGACGACGTCTGGATCGGCAACGGGGTCTCCGAGCTCATCCAGATCGCGCTGCAGGCGCTGCTCGACAACGGCGACGAGGTGCTGATCCCGGTCCCGGACTACCCGCTGTGGACCGCCGTGACCAACCTCGCGGGCGGTGTGCCGGTGCACTACCGCTGCGACGAGGACAACGAGTGGAACCCCGACCTCGCGGACCTGGAGTCCAAGATCACCGACCGCACCAAGGTCATCGTGGTCATCAACCCCAACAACCCCACGGGTGCGGTGTACTCGCGCGAGACGCTGGCCGGCATCGCGGACCTGGCGCGCAAGCACGATCTGGTCCTGATGGCCGACGAGATCTACGACAAGATCCTCTACGAGGACGCGGTCCACATCCCGATGGCCAGCGTCGCGCCCGACGTGCTGACGCTGACGTTCAACGGCCTGTCGAAGGCGTACCGGGTGTGCGGCTACCGGGCGGGCTGGGTCGTGGCGACCGGACCGCTCGGACGGGCGCGTGACTACCTCGAGGGCATCACGCTGCTGTGCTCGATGCGCCTGTGCCCGAACGTCCCCGCCCAGAACGCGATCCAGGTCGCGCTCGGCGGCTACCAGTCGATCAAGGAGCTCATCCTGCCCGGCGGACGGCTGCTCGAGCAGCGCGACACCGCGGTGGCCGAGCTGCGCAAGATCCCCGGCGTGAGCGTCGTGACGCCCAAGGGCGCGCTGTACGCGTTCCCGCGGCTCGACCCCGAGGTCTACCCGGTCAAGGACGACCAGCAGCTCGTGCTGGACCTGCTGCTGCAGGAGAAGATCCTGCTGACGCAGGGCACCGGGTTCAACTGGCCCGATCCCGACCACCTGCGCATCGTCACGCTGCCGTGGGCGCGCGACCTCGCGGACGCGATCCAGCGCCTCGGCAACTTCCTCAGCAGCTACCGGCAGGTCTAG
- the hisD gene encoding histidinol dehydrogenase yields MRRLDLRELDPTTDEAAAVYSAAVPRAAVDVEHALAAVRPICDDVRTRGTAAVLDAGEKFDGVRPAQLRVPASALADALADLAPEIRTALEESVRRLRQTCAAELEQSLVTDVAPGATVERRIVPMQRVGLYVPGGLAPLVSTVVMNAVPAQVAGVPGIALASPPQAEFGGLPHPTILAACALLGIDEVYAAGGAQALAMFAYGAASEEGVDCRPVNLITGPGNIYVAAAKRHLQGTVSIDSEAGPTEIAIIADDTADPAFIAADLISQAEHDPMAASVLITDSDVLATAVEVEVDLQLETARHADRISTALDGPQSATVLVRDLDQAVDVANGYAAEHLEVQTADAAQVAARIVNAGAIFVGSHTPVSLGDYAAGSNHVLPTAGCACHSSGLSVRAFCKNMHVVTYSEAALREVGDHVVTLAEAENLPSHGAAVSIRTSR; encoded by the coding sequence ATGAGACGTCTCGACCTTCGTGAGCTCGACCCCACCACCGACGAGGCCGCCGCTGTGTACAGCGCGGCCGTCCCGCGTGCGGCGGTCGACGTCGAGCACGCCCTGGCCGCCGTGCGGCCGATCTGCGACGACGTCCGGACCCGCGGCACCGCGGCGGTGCTCGACGCCGGGGAGAAGTTCGACGGCGTCCGTCCCGCGCAGCTGCGCGTCCCGGCGTCCGCTCTGGCCGATGCGCTCGCGGACCTGGCGCCCGAGATCCGCACCGCCCTCGAGGAGTCCGTCCGCCGCCTGCGGCAGACCTGCGCCGCCGAGCTCGAGCAGTCGCTGGTCACCGACGTCGCGCCCGGCGCGACCGTCGAGCGCCGCATCGTCCCGATGCAGCGCGTCGGCCTCTACGTCCCCGGCGGCCTCGCGCCCCTCGTCAGCACGGTCGTCATGAACGCCGTGCCCGCCCAGGTCGCGGGCGTGCCCGGCATCGCGCTGGCCAGCCCGCCCCAGGCGGAGTTCGGCGGCCTGCCGCACCCCACGATCCTCGCGGCGTGCGCGCTGCTGGGCATCGACGAGGTCTATGCGGCCGGGGGAGCGCAGGCGCTCGCGATGTTCGCGTACGGTGCCGCGTCCGAGGAGGGCGTCGACTGCCGCCCGGTCAACCTGATCACCGGCCCCGGCAACATCTACGTCGCGGCGGCCAAGCGTCACCTGCAGGGCACGGTCAGCATCGACTCCGAGGCCGGCCCGACCGAGATCGCGATCATCGCCGACGACACCGCCGACCCGGCCTTCATCGCCGCCGACCTGATCAGCCAGGCCGAGCACGACCCGATGGCGGCCAGCGTCCTGATCACCGACAGCGACGTCCTCGCGACCGCGGTCGAGGTCGAGGTGGACCTGCAGCTCGAGACCGCGCGGCACGCGGACCGCATCAGCACGGCCCTCGACGGTCCGCAGTCCGCGACCGTCCTGGTCCGTGACCTCGACCAGGCCGTCGACGTGGCGAACGGGTACGCCGCCGAGCACCTCGAGGTGCAGACCGCCGACGCCGCCCAGGTCGCCGCCCGGATCGTCAACGCCGGCGCCATCTTCGTGGGATCGCACACCCCCGTGTCGCTCGGCGACTACGCCGCCGGCTCGAACCACGTCCTGCCGACGGCCGGCTGCGCGTGCCACTCGTCAGGGCTCTCGGTGCGCGCGTTCTGCAAGAACATGCACGTCGTGACCTACTCCGAGGCGGCGCTGCGCGAGGTGGGGGACCACGTCGTGACGCTGGCCGAGGCCGAGAACCTGCCCTCGCACGGCGCGGCCGTGTCGATCCGGACGTCACGCTGA
- a CDS encoding ATP-binding cassette domain-containing protein, with protein MTDMIRATGLVKRYKDVDALAGLDLAVPEGKVLGLLGPNGAGKTTAVRILATLLKADAGHAEVAGIDVAKDPDGVRARIGLSGQYAAVDEHLTGYENLEMVGRLYGMPKSRAAKRARDLLERFDLADAGDRPSKTYSGGMRRRLDLAGALVAEPPVLILDEPTTGLDVRSRQQMWGVIRDLVSSGATLLLTTQYLEEADLLADDIVVIDHGRAIARGTADELKTQTGGERIEVLLTDPARREDATRILAEVAVGDVQTGDNDRELTAPVKGGVPQLRSVLEQLESAGIDVLDVGLRRPTLDDVFLSLTGRAAEDADAPDEEVAP; from the coding sequence ATGACGGACATGATCCGGGCGACCGGGCTGGTGAAGAGGTACAAGGACGTCGACGCCCTGGCCGGGCTCGACCTCGCAGTCCCCGAGGGCAAGGTCCTGGGCCTGCTGGGCCCCAACGGGGCGGGCAAGACGACCGCCGTGCGCATCCTGGCCACGCTGCTGAAGGCCGACGCCGGCCACGCCGAGGTGGCGGGCATCGACGTCGCGAAGGACCCCGACGGGGTCCGCGCCCGGATCGGCCTGTCGGGCCAGTACGCCGCGGTCGACGAGCACCTGACCGGCTACGAGAACCTGGAGATGGTGGGCCGGCTCTACGGCATGCCGAAGTCCCGGGCGGCCAAGCGGGCCCGCGACCTGCTCGAACGCTTCGACCTGGCGGACGCGGGTGACCGTCCGTCCAAGACGTACTCCGGGGGCATGCGCCGGCGCCTCGACCTGGCCGGCGCGCTCGTCGCGGAGCCTCCGGTGCTCATCCTGGACGAGCCCACCACCGGCCTGGACGTGCGCAGCCGCCAGCAGATGTGGGGCGTCATCCGCGACCTGGTGTCGTCGGGGGCGACCCTGCTGCTGACCACGCAGTACCTCGAGGAGGCCGATCTGCTGGCCGACGACATCGTCGTCATCGACCACGGCCGGGCGATCGCCCGCGGCACCGCCGACGAGCTCAAGACGCAGACCGGCGGCGAGCGCATCGAGGTGCTGCTCACCGATCCGGCGCGGCGCGAGGACGCGACCCGCATCCTGGCGGAGGTCGCCGTCGGCGACGTGCAGACGGGGGACAACGACCGCGAGCTGACCGCACCCGTCAAGGGTGGCGTCCCGCAGCTGCGCAGCGTGCTGGAGCAGCTCGAGTCCGCCGGGATCGACGTGCTCGACGTGGGCCTGCGCCGCCCGACGCTCGACGACGTGTTCCTGAGCCTGACCGGACGTGCCGCCGAGGACGCGGACGCCCCGGACGAGGAGGTGGCCCCATGA
- a CDS encoding DUF6454 family protein, whose product MNPIRRAIVAGLALVAAAPGAVAAVGAGGPGDHRARDSALVKVFGAVDRSTQWRLVDRMRLDFPTFHTEGIAFAGDRVFLSAVEILEPTVTYPTPVDGYDRSPGKGVGHLFVMDRQGNLQKDIVLGEGDVYHPGGIDVDGHDVWVPVAEYRPNSRTIVYRVDTRTLRVHRQFEVKGHFGGVVRDRTTGHLVGNTWGSRRFAEWDSRGRQLSTWANTSFFVDYQDCQYVPTGKMLCGGVANLPQTPGAGGAAATYELGGLALIDLRSHRVLKEVPFQQWSTAGHVATRNPVKVVADGRSLTVRVAPDNGEEGNGTEILTYRATVGK is encoded by the coding sequence ATGAACCCGATCAGGCGCGCCATCGTTGCAGGACTGGCCCTGGTCGCGGCGGCTCCCGGAGCCGTCGCGGCCGTGGGGGCCGGCGGACCCGGAGACCATCGCGCACGCGACTCCGCCCTCGTGAAGGTCTTCGGGGCGGTCGACCGCAGCACGCAGTGGCGGCTGGTCGACCGGATGCGGCTGGACTTCCCGACGTTCCACACCGAGGGCATCGCCTTCGCGGGGGACCGCGTGTTCCTCTCCGCGGTGGAGATCCTGGAGCCCACCGTGACGTACCCGACGCCGGTGGACGGGTACGACCGGTCGCCGGGCAAGGGTGTGGGGCACCTGTTCGTGATGGACCGCCAGGGCAACCTGCAAAAGGACATCGTCCTCGGCGAGGGCGACGTCTACCACCCGGGAGGCATCGACGTCGACGGGCACGACGTGTGGGTGCCCGTCGCGGAGTACCGCCCGAACAGCCGCACCATCGTCTACCGGGTCGACACCAGGACCCTTCGCGTGCACCGTCAGTTCGAGGTCAAGGGCCACTTCGGCGGCGTCGTGCGCGACCGGACGACGGGCCACCTCGTGGGCAACACCTGGGGCTCGCGCCGGTTCGCCGAGTGGGACAGCCGCGGCCGCCAGCTCAGCACCTGGGCCAACACGAGCTTCTTCGTGGACTACCAGGACTGCCAGTACGTGCCGACGGGCAAGATGCTGTGCGGCGGTGTGGCGAACCTGCCGCAGACACCGGGCGCCGGGGGAGCGGCAGCCACGTACGAGCTGGGTGGCCTGGCACTGATCGACCTCCGCTCGCACCGGGTGCTGAAGGAGGTGCCCTTCCAGCAGTGGTCGACGGCCGGGCACGTGGCGACCCGCAATCCCGTCAAGGTCGTCGCGGACGGGCGATCGCTCACGGTGCGGGTCGCGCCGGACAACGGCGAGGAGGGCAACGGCACCGAGATCCTGACCTATCGCGCGACTGTCGGGAAGTGA
- a CDS encoding ABC transporter permease, whose protein sequence is MTSLTRHATDGWVVAKRNLIKIVRVPEILVFVLISPIMFVLLFAYVFGGAIDPGDGVNYREFLIGGIFAQTVVFGATFTGAGLAEDMQKGIIDRFRSLPMSRSAVLVGRTTSDIVYNVLSLIIMALTGLLVGWRMREGVVDALAGFLLLLLFAYAISWIMAWVGLLVPSVEVINNASFIVIFPLTFVSNAFVPLASLPGGLRTFAEWNPVSTVTQASRELFGNTGGRLPESDAWSMQHPALYTVIWVGIILVVFVPLSVRQYRLASSR, encoded by the coding sequence ATGACCAGCCTGACCCGCCACGCGACGGACGGCTGGGTCGTCGCCAAGCGCAATCTCATCAAGATCGTCCGCGTCCCCGAGATCCTGGTGTTCGTGCTGATCTCGCCGATCATGTTCGTGCTGCTGTTCGCGTACGTGTTCGGCGGTGCGATCGACCCGGGCGACGGGGTCAACTACCGCGAGTTCCTGATCGGCGGCATCTTCGCCCAGACGGTCGTGTTCGGCGCGACCTTCACCGGCGCGGGTCTCGCCGAGGACATGCAGAAGGGGATCATCGACCGGTTCCGCTCGCTGCCGATGTCGCGCTCGGCGGTCCTGGTCGGCCGCACGACGTCCGACATCGTCTACAACGTGCTGTCGTTGATCATCATGGCGCTGACCGGCCTGCTGGTGGGCTGGCGCATGCGCGAGGGCGTCGTCGACGCGCTGGCCGGCTTCCTGCTGCTCCTGCTGTTCGCCTACGCGATCAGCTGGATCATGGCATGGGTCGGCCTGCTGGTGCCGAGCGTCGAGGTCATCAACAACGCCTCGTTCATCGTGATCTTCCCGCTGACGTTCGTGTCCAACGCCTTCGTCCCGCTGGCCTCCCTGCCGGGCGGGCTGCGGACGTTCGCGGAGTGGAACCCGGTCTCCACCGTCACGCAGGCCTCGCGCGAGCTGTTCGGCAACACCGGCGGTCGGCTGCCGGAGTCGGACGCGTGGTCGATGCAGCACCCCGCGCTCTACACGGTGATCTGGGTGGGCATCATCCTGGTGGTGTTCGTCCCGCTGTCGGTGCGTCAGTACCGGCTGGCCAGCAGCCGCTGA
- the ybaK gene encoding Cys-tRNA(Pro) deacylase, giving the protein MAANQKPADGTPAFVMLHRAGIEFTPHSYVHDPRADSFGMEAARALGVEPGRVFKTLMAVVDGELCVGVVPVMGSLDLKALADALGGKRSQMADAAQAQRATGYVIGGISPIGQKKLHRTVIDKSAAQWSTVFVSGGRRGLEAEVRPDDLVRITRAVVARIAR; this is encoded by the coding sequence GTGGCCGCCAACCAGAAGCCCGCCGACGGGACGCCGGCCTTCGTCATGCTCCATCGGGCCGGCATCGAGTTCACCCCCCACTCGTACGTCCACGACCCGCGCGCCGACTCGTTCGGCATGGAGGCCGCACGTGCCCTCGGCGTCGAGCCGGGCCGGGTGTTCAAGACGCTCATGGCCGTCGTCGACGGCGAGCTGTGCGTGGGAGTCGTCCCCGTCATGGGGTCGCTGGACCTCAAGGCACTCGCCGACGCGCTCGGCGGCAAGCGGTCCCAGATGGCCGATGCCGCGCAGGCCCAGCGGGCCACCGGCTACGTGATCGGCGGGATCTCCCCCATCGGGCAGAAGAAGCTGCACCGGACCGTGATCGACAAGTCGGCCGCTCAGTGGTCCACCGTGTTCGTCTCCGGCGGTCGTCGTGGCCTCGAGGCCGAGGTGCGACCCGACGACCTCGTGCGGATCACCCGCGCGGTCGTGGCCCGGATCGCGCGCTAG
- the dnaE gene encoding DNA polymerase III subunit alpha, producing MSSDSSFVHLHVHTEYSMLDGAALLDGLFERTAELGMPSIAMTDHGNLHGAYDFYSKAKKYGVKPIIGMEAYLTPNIPRHEKKAVLWNKGARDADVAGRGAYTHMTLLSETTEGMHNLFRIGSYASLEGQYRKPRADRDLLQRYGKGLIATTGCPSGEIQTWLRIGNYEKARASAAEFQDIFGKENFFLELMDHGLEIERTVRDGLLRLKADLGLPAIATNDSHYTSPEDAEAHSALLCVQSGSTLTDPNRFKFDSNDFYIKSAAEMRDLWEDRFDLKEACDNTLLIAERCNVEFTESNGGYMARADIPDGETEESWFVKEVWRGIESRYPGDKLTDEVRARTEMELDVVRTKGYCGYYLVVADFINWAKDNGIRVGPGRGSGAGSIAAYALRITDLCPLTHGLIFERFLNPERPSMPDFDIDFDERRRSEVIRYVSNKYGEERVAMIATFGRLKSKAAIKDAARVMDYPFSHGERITKALPADIMGKGVTLKGLFDKDDKRYGDGGDFRKLHDEDADVRKIYQTALGLEGQIRQWGVHAAGVIMSSDPLIDIVPIMKREQDGAIITQFDYPMCEALGLVKMDFLGLRNLTVLDDALINIKRNRGIDLVLEDLTFDDPATYDLLARGDTLGVFQLDGGPMRALLRSMKPDKFEDISAVGALYRPGPMGADSHNKYARRKNGREPIDPIHPELEKPLETVLGETYGLIVYQEQVMAIAQVLAGFSLGQADNLRRAMGKKKKSELDKQYAGFQAGMLERGYSQKAISTLWDILLPFSDYAFNKAHSAAYGVISYWTAYLKANYPAEYMAALLTSTRVDKDKSAIYLNECRRMGIKVLPPDVNESVSNFASVGPDIRFGLGAIRNIGENVVAGIVEGRTTGGPYADFNDFLDKVPTLVCNKRVLDSLIKAGAFDSLGHRRRALTTVAEEGVDLYIDLKRQAAIGQDSLFGGGDDVFTGGRVEVPESMPEWEKTQLLAFERDMLGLYVSDHPLQGLEHVLRASSDSTVGDLLTNTDLPDGSTIRICGLITGVQRRMSKKGDPWASITIEDLEGGIEVMVFPGAYQLAMPVLVPDTIVVVKGRVRRKDDGIELNALEVTMPAMGSGGPERPMVVTLPVARCTADTIGTFKQVLSAHPGMSEVHLRLVGNGSTKVMRLDDSLRVAQSSSLIADLKELLGPHCLS from the coding sequence ATGTCGAGTGACTCATCATTCGTGCACCTGCACGTCCACACTGAGTACTCGATGCTCGACGGGGCGGCCCTGCTGGACGGGCTGTTCGAACGCACGGCCGAGCTCGGCATGCCGTCGATCGCGATGACCGACCACGGCAACCTGCACGGCGCCTACGACTTCTACAGCAAGGCCAAGAAGTACGGCGTCAAGCCGATCATCGGCATGGAGGCCTACCTCACGCCGAACATCCCGCGGCACGAGAAGAAGGCCGTCCTGTGGAACAAGGGCGCCCGGGACGCCGACGTCGCGGGCCGCGGTGCGTACACGCACATGACCCTGCTCTCGGAGACGACCGAGGGCATGCACAACCTGTTCCGCATCGGCTCCTACGCGAGCCTGGAGGGCCAGTACCGCAAGCCGCGCGCCGACCGTGACCTGCTCCAGCGCTACGGCAAGGGCCTGATCGCGACGACGGGCTGCCCGTCCGGCGAGATCCAGACCTGGCTGCGCATCGGCAACTACGAGAAGGCCAGGGCGTCCGCGGCCGAGTTCCAGGACATCTTCGGCAAGGAGAACTTCTTCCTCGAGCTGATGGACCACGGCCTCGAGATCGAGCGCACCGTGCGCGACGGGCTGCTGCGGCTCAAGGCCGATCTCGGCCTGCCGGCCATCGCGACCAACGACTCGCACTACACCAGCCCCGAGGACGCCGAGGCGCACTCGGCCCTGCTGTGCGTCCAGTCCGGCAGCACGCTGACCGACCCCAACCGGTTCAAGTTCGACTCCAACGACTTCTACATCAAGTCCGCCGCCGAGATGCGCGACCTGTGGGAGGACCGGTTCGACCTGAAGGAGGCGTGCGACAACACGCTCCTGATCGCCGAGCGGTGCAACGTCGAGTTCACCGAGTCCAACGGCGGCTACATGGCGCGCGCCGACATCCCCGACGGCGAGACCGAGGAGAGCTGGTTCGTCAAGGAGGTCTGGCGCGGGATCGAGAGCCGCTACCCGGGCGACAAGCTGACCGACGAGGTCCGTGCGCGCACCGAGATGGAGCTCGACGTCGTCCGCACCAAGGGCTACTGCGGCTACTACCTCGTGGTCGCGGACTTCATCAACTGGGCCAAGGACAACGGCATCCGCGTCGGTCCCGGCCGTGGATCGGGTGCCGGCTCGATCGCCGCGTACGCGCTGCGCATCACCGACCTGTGCCCCCTGACGCACGGACTGATCTTCGAGCGCTTCCTCAACCCCGAGCGCCCCTCGATGCCCGACTTCGACATCGACTTCGACGAGCGTCGTCGCAGCGAGGTGATCCGCTACGTCAGCAACAAGTACGGCGAGGAGCGGGTCGCGATGATCGCGACGTTCGGCCGGCTGAAGTCCAAGGCCGCGATCAAGGACGCCGCGCGCGTCATGGACTACCCGTTCTCGCACGGCGAGCGGATCACCAAGGCGCTACCGGCCGACATCATGGGCAAGGGCGTCACGCTCAAGGGCCTGTTCGACAAGGACGACAAGCGCTACGGCGACGGCGGCGACTTCCGCAAGCTGCACGACGAGGACGCCGACGTCCGCAAGATCTACCAGACCGCGCTGGGCCTCGAGGGCCAGATCCGCCAGTGGGGCGTCCACGCGGCCGGCGTCATCATGTCCAGCGATCCGCTGATCGACATCGTCCCGATCATGAAGCGCGAGCAGGACGGCGCGATCATCACCCAGTTCGACTACCCGATGTGCGAGGCGCTCGGGCTGGTCAAGATGGACTTCCTGGGGCTGCGCAACCTCACGGTGCTCGACGACGCGCTGATCAACATCAAGCGCAACCGCGGCATCGACCTGGTGCTCGAGGACCTCACGTTCGACGACCCCGCCACCTACGACCTGCTGGCCCGCGGCGACACCCTCGGCGTGTTCCAGCTCGACGGCGGACCGATGCGCGCGCTCCTGCGCAGCATGAAGCCCGACAAGTTCGAGGACATCTCGGCCGTCGGCGCGCTCTACCGTCCCGGCCCGATGGGCGCGGACTCGCACAACAAGTACGCCCGGCGCAAGAACGGCCGCGAGCCGATCGACCCGATCCACCCCGAGCTCGAGAAGCCGCTGGAGACGGTGCTGGGGGAGACCTACGGCCTGATCGTGTACCAGGAGCAGGTCATGGCGATCGCCCAGGTGCTGGCCGGGTTCTCGCTCGGACAGGCCGACAACCTGCGCCGCGCGATGGGCAAGAAGAAGAAGTCCGAGCTGGACAAGCAGTACGCGGGCTTCCAGGCCGGCATGCTCGAGCGCGGCTACTCCCAGAAGGCCATCAGCACGCTGTGGGACATCCTGCTGCCGTTCTCGGACTACGCCTTCAACAAGGCGCACTCCGCGGCGTACGGCGTCATCTCGTACTGGACCGCGTACCTCAAGGCCAACTACCCGGCCGAGTACATGGCGGCGCTGCTGACCAGCACGCGCGTTGACAAGGACAAGTCGGCGATCTACCTCAACGAGTGCCGGCGCATGGGCATCAAGGTGCTCCCGCCCGACGTCAACGAGTCGGTCTCCAACTTCGCCTCGGTCGGCCCCGACATCCGCTTCGGCCTCGGCGCGATCCGCAACATCGGCGAGAACGTCGTCGCGGGCATCGTCGAGGGCCGCACGACCGGCGGTCCGTACGCCGACTTCAACGACTTCCTGGACAAGGTCCCGACGCTCGTGTGCAACAAGCGCGTCCTGGACTCGCTGATCAAGGCGGGTGCGTTCGACTCCCTCGGGCACCGGCGCCGTGCCCTCACGACCGTGGCCGAGGAGGGTGTCGACCTCTACATCGACCTCAAGCGGCAGGCCGCGATCGGCCAGGACTCGCTGTTCGGCGGCGGTGACGACGTCTTCACCGGTGGCCGCGTCGAGGTCCCCGAGTCGATGCCGGAGTGGGAGAAGACCCAGCTGCTGGCGTTCGAGCGCGACATGCTCGGCCTCTACGTCTCGGACCACCCGTTGCAGGGGCTCGAGCACGTGCTGCGGGCCAGCAGCGACTCGACGGTCGGCGACCTGCTGACCAACACCGACCTGCCCGACGGCAGCACGATCCGCATCTGCGGCCTGATCACCGGCGTGCAGCGACGGATGAGCAAGAAGGGCGACCCCTGGGCCTCGATCACGATCGAGGACCTCGAGGGCGGCATCGAGGTCATGGTGTTCCCCGGCGCCTACCAGCTGGCCATGCCGGTGCTCGTGCCCGACACGATCGTCGTCGTCAAGGGCCGGGTGCGCCGCAAGGACGACGGCATCGAGCTCAACGCGCTCGAGGTCACGATGCCGGCGATGGGCTCCGGCGGACCCGAGCGTCCCATGGTGGTGACGCTCCCGGTCGCGCGCTGCACCGCCGACACCATCGGGACGTTCAAGCAGGTCCTGTCCGCGCACCCCGGCATGTCCGAGGTGCACCTGCGGCTGGTCGGCAACGGCTCCACGAAGGTCATGCGCCTCGACGACAGCCTTCGTGTGGCACAGTCGTCGTCGTTGATCGCCGACCTCAAAGAGCTGCTGGGTCCCCATTGCCTGTCATGA
- a CDS encoding iron chaperone — translation MAEHPDREKQTYTTVDDYIAAATYDLEPRLQEMRSVIRAALPDAEETISHNIPSYRQHGVDVVQLAGHGDHTSLNFFPTGAVFAKFDEELKPYRTAKTGVRFPLDEPLPIDLITAIARFRLDEAAQFAERKRSGR, via the coding sequence ATGGCTGAGCACCCGGACCGCGAGAAGCAGACCTACACGACCGTCGACGACTACATCGCCGCGGCGACGTACGACCTCGAGCCACGGCTGCAGGAGATGCGGTCGGTCATCCGGGCCGCCCTGCCCGACGCGGAGGAGACGATCAGCCACAACATCCCGTCGTACCGCCAGCACGGCGTGGACGTCGTGCAGCTCGCCGGGCACGGCGACCACACCTCGCTCAACTTCTTCCCGACCGGTGCGGTGTTCGCGAAGTTCGACGAGGAGCTCAAGCCGTACCGGACCGCCAAGACCGGCGTCCGCTTCCCGCTCGACGAGCCGCTCCCGATCGACCTGATCACCGCGATCGCGCGCTTCCGGCTCGACGAGGCCGCGCAGTTCGCCGAGCGCAAGCGCTCGGGCCGCTGA